In Campylobacter sp. RM16187, a single genomic region encodes these proteins:
- a CDS encoding ABC transporter ATP-binding protein produces MTEILKLKNVSKFYYEIEKNISIFFPFLKKEHKNKKIVLKDINFSVKSGESIGLIGQNGAGKSTLLKIISNTLKPSCGKIEVIGKTASILELGMGFNHELSGCQNAYHAMALMGFNKSQIDEKIEQIKEFSELDEYFNKPIRVYSSGMQMRLAFSVVTANRPDILIIDEALSVGDVYFQHKSFQKIHEFKTLGTTLIIVSHDASAIKAICDRVILIEKGEILKDGEPEAVLDFYNALISKKEEVSILQKKDKNGKTITVSGNSKANIYSLELLDMQNQKMEFIEVSKPIKLIAKVIANEDLDSLVFGYQIKNRFSQIIYGTNSFHLNQDLKNIKKGDKFEFIFEFLANFGVGSFSISVAIHSQANHLQNNYEWIDNAIVFSIVNTTKPEFIGLAYIEPKFKMEKISG; encoded by the coding sequence ATGACAGAAATACTGAAATTAAAAAATGTTTCCAAATTCTACTATGAGATTGAAAAAAATATTTCAATATTTTTTCCTTTTCTTAAAAAAGAACACAAAAATAAAAAAATAGTTTTAAAAGATATAAACTTTTCAGTAAAAAGTGGTGAAAGTATAGGTTTAATAGGCCAAAATGGAGCAGGTAAAAGCACTCTTTTAAAAATAATATCAAATACACTAAAACCAAGTTGTGGAAAAATAGAAGTAATCGGAAAAACAGCATCTATTTTAGAGTTGGGAATGGGTTTTAATCATGAATTAAGTGGTTGTCAAAATGCTTATCACGCAATGGCCTTAATGGGTTTTAATAAAAGTCAAATAGATGAAAAAATTGAACAAATTAAAGAGTTTTCAGAGTTAGATGAGTATTTTAACAAACCTATAAGAGTTTATAGTAGTGGTATGCAAATGCGATTGGCATTTTCAGTTGTTACCGCAAATAGACCAGATATTCTTATTATAGATGAAGCACTATCTGTTGGAGATGTGTATTTTCAGCACAAAAGTTTTCAAAAAATACACGAATTTAAAACTCTCGGCACGACCTTGATCATAGTTAGCCACGATGCTTCGGCTATAAAAGCTATTTGCGATAGGGTTATATTGATTGAAAAAGGGGAAATTTTGAAAGACGGAGAGCCGGAGGCGGTTCTTGATTTTTATAATGCTTTGATTTCAAAAAAAGAAGAAGTAAGTATTCTTCAAAAAAAAGATAAAAATGGAAAAACGATAACAGTATCAGGGAATAGCAAAGCAAATATTTATAGCTTAGAACTCTTAGATATGCAAAACCAAAAAATGGAATTTATAGAGGTTTCAAAGCCGATCAAGCTTATAGCAAAAGTAATTGCAAATGAAGATTTGGATTCACTTGTTTTTGGTTATCAGATCAAAAACCGATTTTCTCAAATAATTTATGGAACTAATAGTTTTCATTTAAATCAAGACCTAAAAAATATAAAAAAAGGTGATAAATTTGAGTTTATTTTTGAGTTTTTAGCAAATTTCGGGGTCGGCTCTTTTTCTATATCGGTTGCCATTCATTCACAAGCAAATCATTTACAAAATAATTATGAGTGGATAGACAATGCTATTGTTTTTAGCATTGTTAATACTACTAAACCGGAATTTATCGGACTGGCTTATATAGAGCCTAAATTTAAAATGGAGAAAATTAGTGGATAG